One Roseimaritima multifibrata DNA window includes the following coding sequences:
- a CDS encoding hydroxymethylphosphonate dioxygenase: MNERVDTSLADSLANVRTGKLKVDVLFAYMERNGNSFYDESVTELEHGLQAAFLAKANQATDMQVTAALLHDIGHFVMNEEAGQGNFSQEDWCHETVGAELLELYFPDVIIESIRQHVPAKRYLCAIDSHYHEGLSPASQNSLNLQGGKFSPAEVLEFEQNPHLETILLVRRWDDGAKTEGLKVPGLESYRDAVESCLLAGHG, from the coding sequence ATGAATGAAAGAGTTGATACATCGCTTGCGGATTCGCTTGCAAATGTTCGCACAGGGAAGTTAAAAGTGGACGTTCTGTTTGCGTATATGGAACGCAATGGCAATAGCTTTTATGACGAATCCGTAACGGAACTGGAGCACGGCCTGCAGGCCGCTTTTTTGGCGAAAGCGAATCAAGCGACCGACATGCAGGTAACCGCGGCACTGTTGCATGACATCGGTCACTTCGTCATGAATGAGGAAGCTGGGCAGGGCAATTTCTCGCAAGAGGATTGGTGTCACGAGACCGTCGGGGCGGAGTTGCTGGAACTCTATTTTCCCGACGTCATCATTGAATCGATTCGCCAGCATGTCCCCGCGAAACGCTATCTGTGTGCCATCGATTCCCATTATCACGAGGGACTGTCGCCCGCGTCGCAGAATAGTTTGAACCTGCAAGGGGGTAAATTTTCGCCTGCTGAGGTGTTGGAATTTGAGCAAAATCCACATCTTGAAACCATCCTCTTGGTTCGGCGGTGGGATGACGGTGCAAAAACCGAAGGCTTAAAGGTGCCAGGATTGGAATCTTATCGCGACGCGGTGGAAAGTTGCCTGCTTGCCGGCCATGGATAG
- a CDS encoding dockerin type I domain-containing protein has translation MFLRPQERQIPRRKRLQYETLCKRNLFAGDVFISEDFQDQSADGFAPIFSNTVSNGIVEVADGEYAYQSVFDSNETQTLLGNKFGATDGVELSYRVKFPDGIPRNSSEAHDFIAVKLSRLVAPDGTDVEHNLQNELSVFRNPDGSSYYQLLFFAEKNGTADRVDIDFSPDQWIDIRYRVTFNSPGLADGSLVVWVNGVEEVRRNEMVWADAVTDRPDSFWVGGPLTMRGIDPASPMRRQLDDIKLVTNPSSTETPPLAEWTAVQRDRYEDGRTISELLLEGTDRDDSVALNGTSTSLTVTDGVRELMFAGVDRVLVDLGEGDDFLDVERSLAGVIGTISNTESIDFVIGQLPDPSDPSRFDVNGDGHVTPLDALHVVNAINRNDNPQNIDSEFNWLADVSRDGFISAKDALQVINFLNTQVSVPVSSPDVVEYTSFQGETVSRYAYEGKHVTLLAKSPNLAVKDIDGLIAEIDRGYEVYAQTTGLEPSDYGLSVGKTIIAQVDQTCGAGCGYLGVRGIEVDTEFFDVAVEEFASSGTPDHLFFYELGRNFWFYQSKLEFNDLRSDHESRGSGDFMVNGFPILMERAISEFLEIPFSGPPEGAGTPASQASMARWLDTYTSDPEMNFDSVFLDFEGSLYNDPLTVAGNIGTMDYFSEIMLDLAREYGELEFLKRFWQEVGKRPDLTDVDSAISNLVDAASIAAGEDLHDRFINKYKWNTIRYTSR, from the coding sequence ATGTTTCTTCGCCCCCAAGAACGTCAGATCCCACGACGCAAACGTCTTCAGTATGAGACTCTGTGCAAGCGAAATTTATTCGCGGGGGACGTGTTTATTTCCGAAGATTTTCAGGACCAGTCCGCGGATGGTTTTGCACCGATCTTTTCGAATACAGTATCGAATGGAATCGTTGAGGTTGCCGACGGAGAGTATGCCTACCAATCGGTTTTCGACTCGAATGAAACTCAGACCTTGCTTGGCAACAAGTTTGGGGCGACAGATGGCGTTGAGCTGTCGTATCGTGTCAAGTTTCCCGACGGAATTCCCAGGAACTCTTCAGAAGCACACGACTTCATTGCCGTCAAACTGTCTCGGCTTGTTGCACCCGACGGGACGGATGTAGAGCACAATCTTCAGAATGAACTTTCGGTGTTTCGAAACCCAGATGGCAGTAGCTATTACCAGCTTCTCTTCTTCGCGGAGAAAAATGGGACCGCCGATCGAGTCGATATCGATTTTTCACCCGATCAATGGATTGATATTCGGTATCGGGTCACCTTTAACAGTCCGGGCCTGGCTGACGGATCGTTGGTTGTATGGGTCAACGGCGTGGAAGAAGTCCGACGGAATGAGATGGTTTGGGCCGATGCCGTCACGGATCGGCCAGATAGTTTTTGGGTGGGTGGGCCGCTAACAATGCGAGGCATCGATCCTGCTTCTCCAATGCGGAGGCAACTTGACGATATCAAACTGGTGACAAATCCAAGTTCCACTGAGACCCCTCCGCTTGCCGAATGGACGGCTGTTCAACGCGATCGATATGAAGATGGACGAACTATTTCAGAACTATTGCTTGAGGGGACGGACCGTGACGACAGTGTTGCACTAAATGGAACCTCCACGTCGCTGACGGTGACGGACGGGGTTCGCGAACTGATGTTTGCAGGGGTGGACCGTGTTCTTGTCGATTTGGGGGAAGGGGATGATTTTCTAGATGTGGAGCGATCGCTCGCAGGCGTGATTGGAACCATCTCGAACACCGAATCGATTGATTTTGTCATCGGCCAACTTCCCGATCCAAGCGATCCTTCCCGATTTGACGTTAACGGCGATGGGCATGTGACCCCGTTGGACGCGCTTCATGTTGTCAACGCAATCAATCGCAATGACAATCCGCAAAATATTGATTCGGAGTTCAATTGGCTTGCGGATGTTTCACGAGATGGGTTTATCTCTGCAAAGGATGCGCTCCAGGTCATTAATTTTCTCAATACACAAGTTTCAGTGCCCGTTTCTAGCCCAGACGTCGTGGAATACACTTCATTCCAAGGCGAGACCGTTTCGCGGTATGCGTATGAGGGGAAGCACGTAACGCTGCTTGCGAAATCACCAAATCTTGCCGTCAAAGATATTGATGGACTTATCGCCGAGATCGATCGTGGGTACGAAGTCTATGCACAGACGACTGGACTTGAACCGAGTGACTATGGGCTATCTGTAGGTAAAACGATCATCGCCCAGGTCGATCAGACTTGTGGTGCGGGGTGCGGGTACCTTGGGGTGCGTGGGATCGAAGTCGACACGGAATTTTTTGACGTTGCAGTGGAAGAGTTTGCTTCATCGGGCACTCCAGATCATCTGTTCTTTTATGAATTGGGACGCAACTTTTGGTTTTATCAGTCGAAGTTAGAATTCAACGATCTGCGCTCGGATCATGAAAGTCGTGGCTCCGGTGATTTTATGGTAAATGGTTTCCCTATCCTGATGGAGCGTGCGATTAGTGAATTCTTAGAAATCCCGTTTAGTGGGCCGCCGGAAGGGGCCGGAACGCCTGCTTCGCAAGCTTCCATGGCGCGATGGCTTGACACGTACACGAGCGATCCAGAAATGAATTTCGATAGTGTCTTCTTGGATTTCGAAGGTTCGCTCTACAACGATCCATTAACGGTCGCGGGAAACATTGGCACGATGGACTATTTTTCAGAAATCATGCTAGACCTTGCTCGCGAATACGGAGAACTTGAGTTCCTCAAGCGTTTTTGGCAGGAGGTCGGCAAACGTCCTGATCTAACGGACGTTGACTCAGCGATCAGCAATCTGGTTGATGCGGCCAGCATCGCAGCTGGTGAGGACCTCCATGATCGGTTTATCAATAAATACAAGTGGAACACGATCCGATATACGTCGCGGTAA
- the ahr gene encoding NADPH-dependent aldehyde reductase Ahr, producing the protein MAYEAWVADEVGGTFTKRSPERGELGPEEVEIAVEHCGICHSDLSMWKNEWGMSEFPTVLGHEVVGRVTALGAHAKGLTVGQRVGVGWNCDSCMHCRQCISGEQHLCSQAQPTIAGHFGGFANSVRAHWAWAIPLPESLNVADAGPLLCGGITVFNPLATFATPQSRVGVIGIGGLGHMAIKFAAAYGCDVTAFTSSESKFEEARGFGANHVVSSRDSEAIQKLEKSFDLLIVTVNVQLDWDSFIASLAANGRMHMVGAVLEPIPVNVFPLLVRQASVGASPTGSPVGMADMLSFAARHNVSPKTEHFPMSQINEAFAHVEAGKARYRVILDPDF; encoded by the coding sequence ATGGCATATGAAGCGTGGGTGGCGGATGAAGTCGGCGGTACTTTCACCAAACGCTCTCCTGAGCGAGGGGAACTTGGGCCTGAAGAGGTAGAGATCGCCGTGGAGCACTGTGGTATTTGTCATTCCGATTTATCGATGTGGAAGAACGAGTGGGGGATGTCCGAATTTCCCACAGTACTCGGGCATGAAGTTGTGGGGCGGGTGACCGCTTTGGGAGCCCACGCAAAAGGATTAACCGTCGGCCAGCGAGTTGGGGTCGGTTGGAATTGTGATAGCTGCATGCACTGCCGGCAGTGTATTTCGGGAGAGCAACATTTGTGCAGTCAGGCACAGCCGACGATCGCCGGTCATTTCGGCGGGTTCGCAAATTCGGTTCGGGCGCATTGGGCGTGGGCGATACCATTGCCCGAATCGCTCAATGTTGCGGATGCGGGGCCCTTGCTCTGTGGCGGGATCACCGTTTTTAATCCGCTGGCAACCTTTGCCACGCCGCAAAGCCGAGTCGGTGTGATCGGTATCGGTGGGTTAGGGCATATGGCGATAAAATTCGCCGCCGCCTACGGATGTGACGTCACCGCGTTTACTTCTAGCGAAAGTAAATTCGAAGAAGCTCGCGGTTTTGGAGCAAACCACGTCGTATCGAGTCGAGATTCAGAAGCGATCCAGAAACTTGAAAAATCGTTCGATCTTTTGATCGTGACGGTCAATGTTCAGCTCGACTGGGATTCCTTCATCGCGTCTTTGGCCGCCAACGGCCGGATGCACATGGTGGGCGCCGTTTTAGAACCAATCCCGGTTAATGTCTTTCCGCTGCTTGTTCGGCAAGCTAGTGTCGGAGCTTCGCCAACGGGCTCTCCGGTCGGAATGGCGGACATGCTTTCGTTCGCCGCGCGGCACAACGTTTCGCCCAAAACCGAACATTTCCCGATGAGCCAAATCAATGAAGCCTTCGCCCACGTCGAAGCTGGCAAAGCCCGCTACCGCGTCATCTTAGATCCCGACTTCTAA
- a CDS encoding protein kinase domain-containing protein produces the protein MNDQTIDLEPPTPRSKQPIRLRVIEGPHDGMQWVFDRSAEVTLGRTDRADLVLPQENSLSGLHLSLKIEPPHVEMLDEHSRNGTFVNGLRMAGATLRHGDRFGVGDTLLTIELLSNLKTPHPLEQTAAFDPQENNQRTSNANPSANPIAAKASESPSPETIGLPATLDGSGGPPSPSTPSAFFSADSVSGNAASVGDRSDDQIVGSYHLGELLGSGGMASVYKATHRRTGKVVAIKLIRSDLPQTDKRLRLFVREADVLTRLRHPRIVQAFEFGIEGSFPYLVMQFVPTIDLLDLTDALPLNNRIRTANWITLRVLQAVQYLHKNGIVHRDIKPSNILAYRNKHRLHLKLADFGLAKIYADAGISGLTNERSVRGTIAYMSPEQLYNSRDSGPSDDVFSCGACLYRILVGEVPNMAFQSKRTLEKLHASPLPQAMIRLINKSISLSLEERFNTANELAIAIQNYNSEA, from the coding sequence ATGAATGACCAGACAATCGATCTTGAACCGCCGACACCACGGTCAAAACAGCCGATCCGCCTGCGGGTAATCGAAGGGCCGCACGACGGGATGCAGTGGGTTTTCGATCGATCGGCGGAAGTGACACTAGGGCGGACCGATCGGGCGGATCTGGTTTTGCCGCAAGAAAATTCACTCTCAGGCCTGCATCTATCGCTTAAGATCGAACCACCCCATGTTGAAATGTTAGACGAGCATTCTCGAAATGGAACGTTCGTCAATGGCCTGCGAATGGCGGGGGCAACCTTGCGCCACGGCGATCGTTTTGGAGTTGGCGATACGCTTCTGACCATTGAGCTTCTCTCCAACCTAAAAACTCCCCATCCCCTTGAGCAAACTGCGGCATTTGATCCGCAGGAAAACAACCAACGGACCTCAAACGCCAACCCCTCAGCGAATCCAATTGCAGCAAAGGCCAGCGAATCACCATCGCCGGAAACCATTGGCTTGCCTGCGACTTTGGACGGAAGCGGCGGCCCACCCTCACCAAGCACACCATCAGCCTTTTTTTCTGCGGATAGCGTCAGCGGTAACGCTGCCTCTGTTGGTGACCGCAGCGACGACCAAATTGTTGGTTCCTACCATCTTGGTGAACTACTTGGCAGTGGTGGGATGGCAAGCGTTTATAAGGCGACTCATCGCAGAACCGGAAAAGTCGTCGCAATCAAATTGATTCGTAGCGACCTGCCACAAACCGACAAACGTCTGCGTCTATTTGTGCGAGAGGCCGACGTCCTAACACGGCTGCGTCATCCTCGTATTGTCCAAGCCTTTGAATTCGGAATCGAAGGCTCCTTTCCCTATTTGGTAATGCAGTTCGTCCCCACGATTGACCTTCTAGACTTGACCGATGCACTTCCGCTGAACAATCGAATCCGTACAGCAAACTGGATCACATTGCGAGTCCTTCAAGCGGTTCAATACCTACACAAAAACGGAATCGTTCATCGCGACATCAAACCGAGCAACATTCTTGCTTATCGCAATAAACACCGCTTGCACCTCAAACTAGCAGACTTTGGATTGGCAAAAATCTATGCGGACGCGGGAATTAGCGGTCTAACCAATGAGCGTTCGGTTCGCGGAACGATCGCATACATGTCTCCGGAACAACTTTATAACAGTCGCGATTCGGGGCCCAGCGACGACGTCTTTTCGTGCGGAGCCTGTCTGTATCGGATCCTGGTCGGCGAAGTTCCCAACATGGCATTCCAAAGCAAAAGAACGCTTGAAAAACTTCACGCTTCACCGCTGCCACAGGCAATGATTCGCTTGATCAACAAGTCCATTTCGCTCTCACTCGAAGAACGATTTAACACAGCCAACGAACTTGCGATCGCGATTCAGAACTATAACAGCGAAGCCTAA